TATGTTGAAAAAGCCCTTGCAACTGGTACAAAACAGTTTGGTTTTGCAGATCATGCACCTATGAAGTTTGATACAAAATATCGTATGAAGTTTGATGAAATGAAAAGCTATGAAAAAGAAGTTCTAGATTTAAGAGATAAGTACAAAAATAAAATAGATATCCTTTTAGCTTATGAAGTTGATTTTCTTAATGGTTATATGGATAAAAGAGTATTAGAAGCAGATGTTGACTATCTCATAGGCTCTGTTCATTTTATAGATGAGTGGGGATTTGACAACCCTGAGTTTATCGGTCATTATGAGCATGAAGACATAGATATTATTTGGCAAAAATATTTTGATGCCGTAAGAGATATGGCAAAGAGTGGACTCTTTGATATAGTAGGACATCTTGATTTGATAAAAGTGTTTAAATTTATGCCAAAAAAAGATATAAGTCTCATTGCAAAAGAGACACTACAAGCTATAAAAGATGCAGATATGGTTATAGAGTTAAATATGGCAGGATTTAGAAAACCAGTGGCTGAACAATATCCTTCCATCAGCCTCTTAAAAGATGCTTATAGGCTAAATATTCCTATCACTTTTAGCTCAGATGCACACAAACCAGAACAGGTCTCTCTCTTTGCTAAAGAACTTGTAAATCTTGCAAGAGATGTGGGTTATCAAGAGTGTGCAACCTTTAAAAAAAGAAAAAGAGAGATGCTAAAATTTTAGCTTTTAGTATTTACAAGCCACATAGAAAACACATCTAAATAATTCCAAAAACTCTCTATATACTCCTCCGTAATCCCTTCATCAACAAGAGCCTCTAGAAGTGGAGCATAGAGAGCCAACCATGTTTTTCTACCATTTTCATCGATTCGAAATGGGGCATGTCTTCCAACCATTCTAGGTTCGCCACGACTCAGTTCGAAATATCTAGGTCCACCACAAATCTGGATAAGAAAATCAAAAGCATGTTGCTTTGCATCATCAAAATCCTCTTCATCATATATAGGAAATAAAAAAGCAATGTCGCTTGTCTTTATAGACTCGTAATGGTCATAAACCAGCTTTTTAAATCTCTCCTCTCCTACCTCATGTAAAAAACCAGGATGTGGTTTTGTGACCGGTGGTCTAACACCTATTTGTCCATCGCTTATTGTTAGTTTCATAAAAAACCCTTAAAAAATTTGTTAAAATTATACAAAAAAAAAGAAACAAGGATCGGCGTATCGCTAAACTTTATTTGGCCTACTAAAGCACATAAACCCTATTTTTTTCTTCTTAGCATATTCTATAAAATATTTGCAAAAATTTATAAAGTCCTTTTAAAGATTAGCTTTGTATAATACTTCCATATAAATTTAATAAGGAAATTGTGATGAGTAAATATATAGAATTAACTAGTGCAGATTTTGAAGCAACTTTAAGTGAAGGTGTATCTTTAGTAGACTTTTGGGCTCCATGGTGTGGACCTTGTCGTATGATTGCACCTGTGATTGAAGAGTTAGCGGAAGACTTTGATGGTAAGGCTAAAATTTGTAAAGTAAACACTGATGAAGAGCAAGATATCGCTGTTAAATTTGGTATCCGCTCTATTCCAACTATCATGTTTTTTAAAGATGGCGAAATGGTAGATCAAGTTGTTGGAGCACAGTCAAAACAAGCTCTAGCTGAAAAAATCAACGCTCTTTTAGCGTAACGTAAAGAGTTTAAGTAGTGTCAAGAGTAAGAGGCAAAAGCCTCTTTTCTCTCTCTACTCTTCTAGCTTCGTTTTTTGGTGCCGCTATGATAGCTGGTGCTTTTGCTTACTTCAACTATAAATTTTCAGAGTACAAGTTCATAGATTTTAAGGAGTTTGTTTTTTATGAAAAAAGCGATGTTTTTCTTCCAGAAGAAGAAAAGTATATAGTTGTCTTTTATAGCTCTAAAGATCCAAACACTATGGACTTACTCTCTCAAACAAAACTTAAGCTCCCAATACTAGCAATCGACTACTACAATGAAGTTAGACAAAACAGTGAGGGTACTACTTTTTTAAGAAGTGGAACAAAGACTTCACTAAGCTTTATCCAACGCTTTAATATCTACGAATCCCCTTCTATTTTTTTTATAAAAAAATCACAAGAGCAGATTTATAAACAAGATAGTATGATACGAAAATTAGATAATTTGCAAGAATTGTCAAAAAATGTTGATTTATTATAATTCTAACTCAATAGGTTTAGTGCCACAACGGTTTAGCAATGGTATTTTAGCTTCGTTTTAGTGCTATCATAAGTGTAAGATGAAGAGTTTTTTTCATCTTATAAAGTAAAATTAAGGAATAAAGATGATTTTAGATTGTGCAATTATAGGTGGTGGACCCGCTGGTCTTACAGCTGGGCTCTATACTACTCGCGGTGGTTTAGAAAATGTTGTGATGTTTGAAAAAGGAATGCCTGGTGGGCAAATTACTCAAAGTTCAGAGATAGAAAACTATCCAGGTGCAACTGGTGAGATTACTGGTATGGAACTTATGGAACCATGGCCTAAGCAGTGTCAAAGATTTGGTCTAAAACACGAAATGGTAGAAGTTACAAGAGTACGTAAAGATGGTGACTTGTTTAAAATACATAAAGGTGATGGAACAGTTACTGATGCACATAGTGTTATCATAGCAACTGGCTCATCTCCAAGACGTGCTGACTTTGCTGGAGAAGATGAATTTTTTGGAAAAGGTGTAAGCACTTGTGCAACTTGTGATGGATTTTTCTACAAAGGAAAAGAAGTAGCTGTTATCGGTGGTGGAGACACTGCTCTAGAAGAAGCACTATATTTGGCAAAAATATGTTCTAAAGTATATCTGATTCATAGAAGAGATACATTTAGAGCATCTCCAAACACTGTAAAGAGAGTTGAAAAATCTGAAAAGATAGAGCTAGTTTTAAACTCTACTCCTGATGAAGTCTATGGAGATAAGATGGGAGTAACTGGCATTAGAGTTAAAAACAAAGATGGCGAGCTTCGCGACATCGAGGTTCCAGGTGTATTTACTTTTGTTGGAAATGATGTAAACAACCAAACTCTAAAACAAGAAGATGGTAGCTTTTTATGCGATATGAACGACAAGGGTGAAGTTATAGTTGATATTAGCATGAACACTTCTGTAAAAGGTCTCTTTGCGGCAGGAGATATGAGAATAGCAGCTCCAAAGCAAGTTGTAAGTGCAGCTGGAGATGGTGCAGTAGCAGCTCTTCAAGCTATCTCTTTTGTAGATGAAAAACTAGGCTAAAAGAGGCACAAGTGCCGAGGGCTTCCTGCCGAAGGAATCCAAGCGATAGCGTAGGTAGCGGAATTACTTCCGATACCGTGACAAAATAAGCAGAGGCACAAGTGCCGAGGGCTTCCTGCCGAAGGAATCCAAGCGATAGCGTAGGTAGCGGAATTACTTCCGATACCGTGACAAATAAATGAAGGGTTTCCTTCATTTTACAAAGTAAAATTAAGGAATTTTTGTATGGTAAAAGTTGGAGTTTTTGGGGCAAATGGTAGAGTTGGGCAACTAGTCATAGATGATTTAAAAAAGACTGATGATATTAGTCTGAGTTCAGTATTTGTTAGAGAGAAACTAAACTTCTCTATAGACCCATCAATCCTAGTTAGCACGAATGTAAAATCATTTTTAAAAGCTTGTGATATTGTTATAGATTTCTCTCTTCCTAAAGCTTGTGAAACCTTACTTGAAGCTGCCATAGAGACTCCTACGCCTCTTGTTATTGGCACTACAGGATTAAGTATGCATCAGCTAAATCTAATAAAGCAAGCAAGTGAAAGCATGCCAGTCCTTTACGCTACAAATATGTCTTTAGGTGTAGCACTTTTAAACAAACTAGTACACCAAGCATCAGCTGCGTTAGAGGGTTTTGATATAGAGATAGTTGAGATGCACCATAAACATAAAAAAGATGCACCAAGTGGAACCGCACTAACTCTAGGTGAATCAGCAGCAACTGCCCGTGGACTTGACTTAAATAACGTTCGCATAAGTGGAAGAGATGGAAACATTGGCGAGCGCACTAAAGATGAAATATCTGTTATGGCTCTAAGAGGTGGAGATATTGTAGGTCGTCATACTGTTGGCTTTTACAATGATGGAGAGTTTATAGAGCTAAACCATACTGCAACTTCTAGAAACACCTTTAGTAAGGGAGCTATAAGAGCTGCCTCGTGGCTTGTAGGAAAAGAAATTGGACTTTACTCCATAAGTGATTGCTTGGAGTTATAAGTATTATAAAAAATTTAAGACAATTCAAGTATACTTCCAAAATAGTTATACTCTAAACAAGGAAAAATTTTGCGAGAAGATGTTAATGAAAAGTGTGCAGTTGTAGGTATTTACGGTCATAAAGAAGCTTCAAGATTAGCTTATTTTGCACTTCATGCACTTCAACATCGTGGACAAGAAGCGGCAGGAATAAGCTCCGCTGATGGGGAAAAACTCTACACTATTAAAAAGCGTGGATTAGTTATGCGTGTTTTTGATGAAGCAAAATTAAAAACACTTAGCGGATCTAGTGCTATTGGACATACTCGCTATTCAACCGCTGGAAATGACTCTATTTTAGATGCTCAACCAGTATTTGCCAGATATGATTTAGGCGAAATGGCAATAGTTCACAATGGAAATCTTACAAATGCTGATGAGATTAGAAATAGACTTATAGAAAAAGGTGCGATTTTTCAAACATTTATGGATACAGAAAATCTTATCCACCTTATAGCAAAAAGTGAGCAAAAAAAACTTCTAGCTAGAATTATAGATGCAGTTCAAAGAATTGAGGGTGCATTTTCACTTGTATTTTTAAGCAGAACAAAAATGTTTGCAATGCGTGATAGACACGGTTTCCGCCCTCTTAGTCTAGGTCTTCTTCCAAATGGTGGATATATTGTTGCATCTGAGACCTGTGCTTTTGACTTGGTTGGTGCTGAGTTTATAAGAGATGTGGAGCCCGGCGAACTTCTGATTTTTGAAGAAGGCAAAGAGCCAAAAAGCATAAAAATCTTTGAACCAACTCCAAAACACTGTATTTTTGAGTATGTTTACTTTTCAAGGCCAGACTCCAAAGTCTTTGGTCAATCAGTATATCAAACAAGAAAAGCTATGGGAAGAGAGTTAGCACATATAAAGCCAGTTGAAGCTGACTTAGTTATTCCTGTTCCTGATGGTGGAGTTCCAGCTGCAATTGGATACAGCCAAGAGAGTGGTATTCCTTATGAGATGGGGATTATGAGAAATCACTACATTGGTCGGACATTTATTGAACCAACTCAAGAGATGCGTGATCTTAAAGTAAAGATGAAACTCTCGCCTATGACAGATATTATCAAGGGTAAAAGAGTTATTGTTATCGATGACTCCATTGTTCGTGGAACCACTTCAAGAAGAATAGTAAGAATGTTAAAAGAAGCAGGAGCTAGTGAGGTCCACATGCGCGTATCCTCTCCTCCAACCACAGACCCTTGTTATTATGGAGTTGACACTCCAAACAAAGACAAACTAATAGCTGCAAATATGAGCGTAGATGCAATATGCGAATTCATTGGAGCTGACTCTTTGGCTTACTTAGATGAAGCATCGCTTCTTAGAAGCGTAAACACTAATGAAGACAACTACTGTACAGCCTGCTTTACTGGCAAATACATCGTTTAAAATTACTTCTATTTTTTGATACAAAATAACCTTAGATAAAGAGTTCGTGATGATAAGGAAAAAAAAAGTGCAACAAATCTATACTTTTGGTAACTACTTAAAGTCCAAATACGGATGCAAAGTTTATAAAGTTGGCATAAATATATCTGGTTTTACTTGCCCTAACATAGACGGAACAGTTGCAAAAGGTGGTTGCACCTTTTGTCAAAATGACTCTTTTAGTGCAAGCACTGGTGAGACTCAAGAGCTAAAAGGTTTTCATCTAAATCTCACATCAACACATAACCCAAACTTACAAAAACAGCTTTTACAACTTCAAACTCAGTTTGATGCCATCTCAAAGAGACAACAAGTTGAGTATGGAGCCGAAAAGTTTTTAGTATATTTTCAATCTTTTACAAACACTTATGCGCCATTTGAGACTCTAAAGGCTC
This sequence is a window from Sulfurimonas hongkongensis. Protein-coding genes within it:
- a CDS encoding histidinol-phosphatase HisJ family protein, which produces MIVDLHNHTPLCNHAEGELFKYVEKALATGTKQFGFADHAPMKFDTKYRMKFDEMKSYEKEVLDLRDKYKNKIDILLAYEVDFLNGYMDKRVLEADVDYLIGSVHFIDEWGFDNPEFIGHYEHEDIDIIWQKYFDAVRDMAKSGLFDIVGHLDLIKVFKFMPKKDISLIAKETLQAIKDADMVIELNMAGFRKPVAEQYPSISLLKDAYRLNIPITFSSDAHKPEQVSLFAKELVNLARDVGYQECATFKKRKREMLKF
- a CDS encoding globin; this encodes MKLTISDGQIGVRPPVTKPHPGFLHEVGEERFKKLVYDHYESIKTSDIAFLFPIYDEEDFDDAKQHAFDFLIQICGGPRYFELSRGEPRMVGRHAPFRIDENGRKTWLALYAPLLEALVDEGITEEYIESFWNYLDVFSMWLVNTKS
- the trxA gene encoding thioredoxin; translated protein: MSKYIELTSADFEATLSEGVSLVDFWAPWCGPCRMIAPVIEELAEDFDGKAKICKVNTDEEQDIAVKFGIRSIPTIMFFKDGEMVDQVVGAQSKQALAEKINALLA
- the trxB gene encoding thioredoxin-disulfide reductase, which translates into the protein MLDCAIIGGGPAGLTAGLYTTRGGLENVVMFEKGMPGGQITQSSEIENYPGATGEITGMELMEPWPKQCQRFGLKHEMVEVTRVRKDGDLFKIHKGDGTVTDAHSVIIATGSSPRRADFAGEDEFFGKGVSTCATCDGFFYKGKEVAVIGGGDTALEEALYLAKICSKVYLIHRRDTFRASPNTVKRVEKSEKIELVLNSTPDEVYGDKMGVTGIRVKNKDGELRDIEVPGVFTFVGNDVNNQTLKQEDGSFLCDMNDKGEVIVDISMNTSVKGLFAAGDMRIAAPKQVVSAAGDGAVAALQAISFVDEKLG
- the dapB gene encoding 4-hydroxy-tetrahydrodipicolinate reductase, coding for MVKVGVFGANGRVGQLVIDDLKKTDDISLSSVFVREKLNFSIDPSILVSTNVKSFLKACDIVIDFSLPKACETLLEAAIETPTPLVIGTTGLSMHQLNLIKQASESMPVLYATNMSLGVALLNKLVHQASAALEGFDIEIVEMHHKHKKDAPSGTALTLGESAATARGLDLNNVRISGRDGNIGERTKDEISVMALRGGDIVGRHTVGFYNDGEFIELNHTATSRNTFSKGAIRAASWLVGKEIGLYSISDCLEL
- the purF gene encoding amidophosphoribosyltransferase codes for the protein MREDVNEKCAVVGIYGHKEASRLAYFALHALQHRGQEAAGISSADGEKLYTIKKRGLVMRVFDEAKLKTLSGSSAIGHTRYSTAGNDSILDAQPVFARYDLGEMAIVHNGNLTNADEIRNRLIEKGAIFQTFMDTENLIHLIAKSEQKKLLARIIDAVQRIEGAFSLVFLSRTKMFAMRDRHGFRPLSLGLLPNGGYIVASETCAFDLVGAEFIRDVEPGELLIFEEGKEPKSIKIFEPTPKHCIFEYVYFSRPDSKVFGQSVYQTRKAMGRELAHIKPVEADLVIPVPDGGVPAAIGYSQESGIPYEMGIMRNHYIGRTFIEPTQEMRDLKVKMKLSPMTDIIKGKRVIVIDDSIVRGTTSRRIVRMLKEAGASEVHMRVSSPPTTDPCYYGVDTPNKDKLIAANMSVDAICEFIGADSLAYLDEASLLRSVNTNEDNYCTACFTGKYIV